AACAAGAAGAGCAAGAGTTCTATATATTGCGCCAGTTGTAACGTAAATCCAACCTAATTTTGCTGCAACTATCTTGGCTACTGTGCTCTTACCAGAGCCTGCTGGGCCATCTATTGTTATTACTTTTAGTTTATTGGATGGGTGGCTTTCAAAGTTTGTCATAGTATTCCTTTATTGGAGATTTAAAGCAGCTTCAACACTCTCCCATGATTCATTCCACTCGGTGTTAATTGGTGTTTTAGAATTATAATGAGATATTGGTGCCATGTTTTGAAATGCGCCAATTTTAAAGTATTTTTTCATTCGTTCATTTTTGAGATCATTATAACTCATATTACACAAACTATTTAAACCACTTTCAATAACGTCGGCAATAGATTGAATAGCTTGCTTGCTTTTCCAATGAGCACCACCAAGAGGTTCTTTAATGATGCCATCAATAATCCCATTTTTTAGTGCTGTTTCTGCAGTAAGACCAAGAATATTTGCAGCTTTATCTGCTTGTGTTCCGTCTTTCCAGAGAATTGAAGCACATCCTTCAGGAGAAATTACACTGTAAGTAGAATATTCCATCATATACGTTTTGTTGGCGACTCCAATTGCTAAAGCGCCGCCACTCCCTCCTTCTCCAATAACGACAGAGATGATTGGAACCGAAAGAGCACTCATCTCCATGATATTTTTAGCGATAGCTTCACTTTGGCCGCGTTCTTCAGCATCCATACCGGGGTAGGCGCCAGGAGTATCTATAAAAGTAACAATTGGGAGTTTAAATCTCTCTGCTAATTGCATTATACGTAATGCTTTTCTGTAACCTTCAGGTTTTGGCATTCCAAAGTTTCTTTTCATATTTTCTTTAGTGCCACGACCTTTTTGATGACCAATTATTATTATTTTTTTATTTCTAAATATCGCAAGTCCAGTTACAATGGCTTTGTCATCTGCAAAACTACGATCACCATGTAATTCAATAAACTCAGAGCATATTTGATTAATAATGTCTAACGTATATGGTCTATTTGGATGTCTTGAAAGCTGAGTGATTTGGTATGGAGTTAAGTTAGAGAAGATCTCTTTTGCTAGTATTTCAAATTTATTTTCAAGAATGGAAATTTCTTCGTTTAATTCTTTAGTATATTCTATTTTAAAAGGAAAAATTGAGGTTTGTTGTACCACTAGCCTAAGTTCTGAAATTCTATTGTATAGTTCTAGTAATGGTTTCTCAAGTTGAAGAATATCCATGTTGTTTTCGCCTTCTTAAAGTGCTTGTATGACTCATTGAGTAAAGTTCATTACGAACTCTAAGCATTGTTTAAGTTGGTAGCAAAATTGAGCCTTTTGGTCAAAAGAACTGAGGTAGTTTAAAATGAATCATTTTGACACATCTAAAAAACCAGAAGATATAAAGCAAAATATGCAAGATATTATTGTAGATACTACTGGTATAAGCTGGGTAGATGGTGATAATGGTCGTTTGTTTTATAGGGGAATTAATATTGCAGAGCTAGCTGCCCACGCTTCTTTTGAAGAAACAGCTTGGCTTTTATTGGTAGGAAAACTTCCAGATAAAATCAAATTAGATGCTTTTAGTTGGGGTCTTAGAAACATGTCCAGTTCTCAAGAAAAAATTATTAGAATTATAAAAGAATTCCCCCAGCATTCGAAGCCTTTATTAATTTTACAAACAGCTCTTGCTGCTTTAGCAAGTATTGATAGAAATGAAAATTATTTAGAAGAAGAAAACTTTATTGAAAAAGTGATGAGAATTATTGCGCAAACACCAGTAGTTTTATCAGCCGCATATAGGCATTATTTAGGAGTTCCATTACTGGAGCCACGATCTGATTTGTCGTTTGTTGAAAATTTTATTTATATGCTTTTTGGTAAAATTCCAACAAAAAACCAAAGTCGTTGTATGGAAATAGCTTTAATAATACAAATGGATCATGGTTTTACTCCTTCTACTTTTATAGCTCGTTCGGTAGCTTCTACACAAACAAATTTTTATTCTGCAACAAGTGCAGCGGTTGGAGCTTTAACAGGAAATTTACATGGAGGAACTAGCGCTTTGGTGATTGAATTGATTAAAAATGCTAAAAACAGTGGTAATGTGAAAAATTATATTTATAATTTACTAAATTCTGGTGGAAAAGTTGTAGGTATGGGGCATAGAATTTATAAAACAATGGATCCTCGTGCTATAATCTTTAAAGATTTACTTTCTCAGTTAACAAGTAAAGATGAAAAAGAAAATGACTTTAATATTTTATTAGAAATAGAACAAGTTGCTAGAAAATATTTTGAAGAAAAAATGTTACCAATATATGCAAATGTAGATTTATGGAGTGGAGCAGTATATAAAAAATTAGGAATACAGCCTGTTTTATATTCTGCAATTTTTGCTGCAGCAAGAATAGTTGGTT
This region of Spirobacillus cienkowskii genomic DNA includes:
- a CDS encoding citrate/2-methylcitrate synthase gives rise to the protein MNHFDTSKKPEDIKQNMQDIIVDTTGISWVDGDNGRLFYRGINIAELAAHASFEETAWLLLVGKLPDKIKLDAFSWGLRNMSSSQEKIIRIIKEFPQHSKPLLILQTALAALASIDRNENYLEEENFIEKVMRIIAQTPVVLSAAYRHYLGVPLLEPRSDLSFVENFIYMLFGKIPTKNQSRCMEIALIIQMDHGFTPSTFIARSVASTQTNFYSATSAAVGALTGNLHGGTSALVIELIKNAKNSGNVKNYIYNLLNSGGKVVGMGHRIYKTMDPRAIIFKDLLSQLTSKDEKENDFNILLEIEQVARKYFEEKMLPIYANVDLWSGAVYKKLGIQPVLYSAIFAAARIVGWCAHILELRQSNKIYYPESEYVGFKDIPYVPLEQR
- a CDS encoding acetyl-CoA carboxylase carboxyltransferase subunit alpha — its product is MDILQLEKPLLELYNRISELRLVVQQTSIFPFKIEYTKELNEEISILENKFEILAKEIFSNLTPYQITQLSRHPNRPYTLDIINQICSEFIELHGDRSFADDKAIVTGLAIFRNKKIIIIGHQKGRGTKENMKRNFGMPKPEGYRKALRIMQLAERFKLPIVTFIDTPGAYPGMDAEERGQSEAIAKNIMEMSALSVPIISVVIGEGGSGGALAIGVANKTYMMEYSTYSVISPEGCASILWKDGTQADKAANILGLTAETALKNGIIDGIIKEPLGGAHWKSKQAIQSIADVIESGLNSLCNMSYNDLKNERMKKYFKIGAFQNMAPISHYNSKTPINTEWNESWESVEAALNLQ